CATCTTACTCCCTTTTCTTTGATCTCTCTTTAGTTCCTTTCTTCCATTTCACATGAtcctcttttcttcttttctcccATGGAAAAAAACCAACCTTTTCTTCTAACCAACCGTCAAAATTTAcccttttcttcttcaaaatcCTTCAACGATTTCACCACCTTACAACcaccacaaccaccaccacaatcatcatcatcatcatcagaaatTCAATCCTGCAACAACATCACTCCACAACAACCATTTTCACctcccaaacaaaaaaaactcagCCGTTGCAAAACAGCACCAGCCATGTTCATTCTTTCAAACCTTAAACCAGAAAACAATCATCCTCAACTACCTAAACCACAAACAAATTCCATTATCCGACAAGGCATTTGGCTTCTCTTAATTTACCTTTCTGTCGGTGTCACTATTTACTCTTTCAACACAAAAAAATTCTCTGGCATAGAAACTCACCCTGTTGTTGATGCACTTTATTTTTGTATAGTTACTATGTGTACAATTGGTTATGGAGACATAGCTCCATTAACCCCTTTTACTAAACTTTTTgcttgtgtttttgttttggttggTTTTGGATTTATAGATATACTTTTAAGTGGacttgttaattttgttttggattTACAAGAAAACACGATTTTAACCGGGCTTAAAATGGGTGCTAGGGGAGGTTTTTCTGCTAGGGATTATATTGTTGATGTT
This genomic interval from Trifolium pratense cultivar HEN17-A07 linkage group LG6, ARS_RC_1.1, whole genome shotgun sequence contains the following:
- the LOC123891051 gene encoding two-pore potassium channel 5, giving the protein MEKNQPFLLTNRQNLPFSSSKSFNDFTTLQPPQPPPQSSSSSSEIQSCNNITPQQPFSPPKQKKLSRCKTAPAMFILSNLKPENNHPQLPKPQTNSIIRQGIWLLLIYLSVGVTIYSFNTKKFSGIETHPVVDALYFCIVTMCTIGYGDIAPLTPFTKLFACVFVLVGFGFIDILLSGLVNFVLDLQENTILTGLKMGARGGFSARDYIVDVAKGRMRIRLKVGLALGVVVLCIGVGSLVLCFVEDLNWVDSIYLAVMSVTTVGYGDRAFKTLPGRLFAAIWLLFSTLMVARAFLYLAEARIDRRHRRLAKMVLHREITIEDWLAADINNTGFISKSEYVIFKLKEMGKIQDKDVMEICNQFRKLDPSNCGKITLPHLLEGRS